In Juglans microcarpa x Juglans regia isolate MS1-56 chromosome 1S, Jm3101_v1.0, whole genome shotgun sequence, the genomic stretch TGAAAATAGCAAAGATGTAGCCAtcaaagtctctctctctttctttttcatcttcttttctattatattatatatattttctatcatgatagaaaatataaaataaaatagaaactgaaagaagaaaatgaggggAAGAGAATGAGTTTGAATACAAAGTATTGATCcatatttataggaaaattacATAGAGATGAGATAAGGTAAATATCTTCATCataatgaaaatcaaatctctaGATTTAATTATGAGAACCAAATTagttgatttgatattattttcaaCATCCCCTTAAACTCAAGGTGGAGAACTTTGAAATctttagtttgaaatttgagtGCTGCTTTCATATCCGTTGATTGATCGTTGatgagattatgaaaatgacGTTGGTGATGAAGTGACTTGTATCTGGAATATCAAATCTAGAGTTGTGGTCAACAATTGGTTGTTAATGGGCCAAAGTCAACAAAGGGCTAACACCAAAAGATTGATCCGACAATGGGCTACATATGACCTTGGTCAACTATAGgaccaaaataaaaaagccaAAAATGGGTCTGGGGCATTAAACAATGCTCACAACATACCAAAACCCAATGATAAGGGCTCACAGATAATAAAGATACTTCAAATGCATGAATTTGAGACGAAACATGGTTGACGtcgatgaaaattttgtgagagGTAAAGGCGGAAGAACTTTAAAGGAAATAGTCTTTAGGATCAAGCCTAGCATTAgtcaatggctctgataccatgatagaaaatataatataatggaGAAGAAAGAAGGAGCGAGAGACTTTGAGGACTACATCTTTCCTATTCTCAAGTGTAATTGAATACAAAACATTGGTAcctatatataggaaaattacatcgagatgagataagataaatgtCTTCATCATAAGCAAAATCAAATatcttgatttgataattagaaaaatcaaatcagttgatttaataattatgaaatcaaattaggataataatcaaatcaaattcttaatttgatatcatctttttttttttatatgtaatttcatcttcaatatatcagaataataatcaaatcaattattgatttgatattatctccaacttatatgtatatagtatCATATTTATTGAACACTGacttattagaaaaaaaatttcttgaacACTCAATAAAATTTCCCGTTCCCATGTTATTtagtttcttgatttttttttttcgtagaAAGGAAttgatcaatataatttttctccaaaaataattttcctatTTCTTGAccaagttaaaagttaaataccTGATTCTCTTCTTTCAAGTTAAAGCTTCATCACTTTCTGCAGTTTGTATGATCAGATATTCAAGCCAAGCAAGTTCCCTGCAAATGCAGATTTTCACTTGTTCAAAGCTGGGACTGAACCTAAATGGGAAGATCCCGAGTGTGCTAATGGAGGAAAGTGGTCCATTCCCGCCAATAAAAAGGCTAACCTTGATAGCATGTGGCTAGAAACTGTAATTATCTCCCTCTTCCAGTCATTTTCCTTTCGAAAGCTTAATTTGGAATTCATTGGTAACGGGTCATGCTAGTATAGAAATTATGGGAATCATGGTAATTTATGGagttttattaatcttattGGATAGTTGATGGCCTTGATTGGAGAGCAATTTGATGATGCTGATGAGATCTGTGGTGTGGTTGCTAGTGTGCGCCAGAGGCAGGACAAACTTGCGTTATGGACCAAGACAGCCGCAAATGAAGCTGCCCAGGTGTAgtttcctttatatatattgattccAAGAGTTGTTTTTCTATTGTTTTAGTTCTAGGAGGTCATTCCCTTCTCAATTAAATAGATGCCCATGAAGGgaacttattttattcttatctGTCTTTGTTTTCGGGTGGGGTGGATTGTGAGTCTGCATGTTTAAGGAACACCTTGGCACATATGAAgcttgtttattattatttttcctctgAGCTGAAAAAGAGATTCGTTCTGCAGATTTATGGTAGTTACTagttctatctctctctctctctctgtgtaaagTTTCATTTTGCTGCCTGGTGTAACCTTGTAAGAGATTCATTCTGCAGATTTATGGTATTTACTcgttctatctctctctctctctgtgtaaagTTTCATTTTGCTGCCTGGTGTAACCTTGTAAGAGATTTGACGTGCATGACATGTTTCATTCATTTGTGAGTTTTATTTGCTGCCTTCTGATGATAATAGATTCGTGGTATTTCGTACAATGTCTGTATCAACACTTCAGAGTAGTACAGTCTTTATCCTGGCTCCTGCTTTCTGCTTATGTTTAGTTTTTTCTGTTCTGGTTAAAATGTCTTTGTTTTACATGtttaattttactgaaaatatatattatgtatttcatataatcatgtttaaaaaaagatttgtgTTTATGGTGCTTAAGAAGCAGAACCATGTAATTATTAACTCTTTCTTGAAGGATGGTTTCAGCCTTAAGATCTCCATTTGTTTCTTGTGGGTAGCAGGACAGTTCCTTTCTATCTCCCTGTAAATTGAGAATGAGTATTCTATATAACGTACTGGTTGCCTTACTCATGCAAGACTAGATGGACACTGCACCTTCTTAAGAGTTTTGCCTTACCCGTGCAAAACTGAAGCGAACTTCGCTTCGCTTCAGTTTTCTCCTTAATTGCTCTATTCTTGAACCAAAAAAagaatgtttattttatgtagatGAGCATTGGGAGGAAGTGGAGGGATGTCATTGACGTCACTGATAAAATGACTTACAGCTTCCATGTAAGTTCTGTGCAGTGTTATCAAATTGTTAGCATGGATGCCTATTTATATTTAATCTATTGGTATCTCTGACTGGTTTGGTTGTTGCAGGATGATTCTAAAAGGGAGAGATCAGCCAAAGCTCGATACAATCTGTGATTGTGCAATTAATTTGCTGTGCGATTTTCTTCTCTCAGTTGTGGGAGTGATGAAGGCCAATGAAATTGCtttgatgttatttttgttaGGATTGTTGGTTATATATTTCCTAAAGTGACCTGTGTTTGAGGGTCGTATATCCCATATGGTTTTTCATATATTGCTCCTTGGGATTACTATATTCACTAATGGCTGTTTTGTCATGCTAGAGACTCAACTTGCGAACGATAATAGAAATTGCGTTTTGCTCTCTTCCTcctatgatttaaaaaaaaaaaaaaaaaaaggaaaactaagAGAAAAGCTGACAATTCCTTTCTAGATTTGATGTTGATCAGCATTTTTTATGCATAGATGTCTTTGCTGCTTATGTTATGATATGGGAAGATAAGATAAACTCTGGTATGACTAACATGTAGATCCATGACGCCTAATCCTAAAAGTGTGGGAAATGGAgagattctctttattgatGGATTAATAGTCTGTCAAGGTTATCCTAATACTTCCGATCTTGCCAATTATTTCACAAAGTCGTTTAATTCTAAATCATGGTTCATCCAAATCTTTCAAAACATCCCATACAATGTCTTCGTTTTCAAAGAGGAGCGTGGTATTTCAATCTTATTTTCCATACAATGTTTTGCAAATGGCAGAAGTGGCAGAGGGGTTGGCTGGCGGCTAACTCACAACCCATGTCCCTGCAGTGTCAAGCCTATGGATCTCACTGACTGGTTGGTATGACTAACTGCATTAGTCTTATCGATGAGAATCTGCAGTACAGAGTTTATGCTTCACCCAAAGCTTAAGATATTGCACATTCTTCCAGTTCATAGATACAAAAAAAGGGCTAAAATGTATGCTGAATGTATAGGGTATCAATTCTACTTGTTTCATTTACTATAGACTTAAGCCCTAAAAATGTGATTATATCAGGTCTGATCCAATTAAGGGTCAGTCTGCTCTTGGGGGTTAACCCTCCCACATTGCTGCCTTTATGGGACATTTTTATTCCGACaatcaaagaaataatattactgCTAACTGAAAAGTGGAATATATGAGGTAGTAATACATGCCAAATCTAAGAAACTATGATCTTAAACCATTCTTTTGGACTGAAGAAAATGCATCTCATGCAAGGAATCCTAGTCGTTCTCCATTCTTTTTGGCCAGTCGGATCAGGCCTTGTCTTTGCTTTGCATCTGCTCCAATTGACTTGCAGAATTCAGTAATCACCTGAAATCgtgttttgaaaattaagaataaGCAATAATAATGATATTGGGCATAGCAATAATCCAGCTGCCTTGCAGGAAGTCCATATAATCaggaataaaaagaaagaaagagaatacTACAAAACATCAATGGCAGAAACTGTAAACAGCTCCCTAAATTTGTGGAAGGGTGATAATACCTGCGAGTGCAAAGCAATTGCCTTTCCTCTAAGCTGATTGAATCGCTTCTTGCCGATGATATTACGAGTCACAACAACAATCGGCGCAAAGAGACCCTTTCCTTCATTGACGTTTTTCATCATGGGCCGCGCTCTCACTGGTTTCCCAACTCGAACATGGTTTGGTACTGACTTG encodes the following:
- the LOC121246887 gene encoding eukaryotic translation initiation factor-like, which codes for MATESDLAMEAQTEAVTSEETVMKQPHRLERKWTFWFDNQSKPKQGAAWGTSLRKLYTFDTVEEFWCLYDQIFKPSKFPANADFHLFKAGTEPKWEDPECANGGKWSIPANKKANLDSMWLETLMALIGEQFDDADEICGVVASVRQRQDKLALWTKTAANEAAQMSIGRKWRDVIDVTDKMTYSFHDDSKRERSAKARYNL
- the LOC121246888 gene encoding protein PROTON GRADIENT REGULATION 5, chloroplastic-like; this translates as MATSISATGLKGSLCSSFHGSWRTSMAGEDYAMLAKSVPNHVRVGKPVRARPMMKNVNEGKGLFAPIVVVTRNIIGKKRFNQLRGKAIALHSQVITEFCKSIGADAKQRQGLIRLAKKNGERLGFLA